A genomic region of Caenorhabditis elegans chromosome V contains the following coding sequences:
- the ugt-15 gene encoding UDP-glucuronosyltransferase (Confirmed by transcript evidence): MKLPFLLTLLLLELVCSYKVLVFNPAFGASHSNFLGKISDILIDAGHDVTMLIPVCMESKKDLVGSKKVKKIIRIDQEPRSKLMQEEAKTEEMIKKQIWKLDADITIFFSMIKNFSIASGYQCENIFKQTAILEQLRNEHFDLGITESLFICGFPLLDSIGVKTIINADSVLYLDVVKHALGEPASTSYYPGVYAKNIDRMSFRERVRNLFGMAFSWYFSWTRFQGELEAIKPYYNKSLTWEDHINGAAYYFINSNQYLDYPSPTLPKTVFIGGMQVNTNKHGKVKLEKEWDDLLNLRKQNVLVSFGSNAFSCDMPDEFKESFLKVFASMPETTFIWKYEQENATLADQLSNVKLTTWMPQNDILADERLTLFVTHGGLGSSMELAYQGKPAVVIPLMADQPRNALMLTRHGGALQLDKTFLNNSEKIREAIQTVMENPSYKKNAEKLANILSSQPHQPKDVVLKHCDFAVKHGDLKTLNSEGRHLNVFQYYSIDIALAAGLFLVTIISFIIFTIIFVFKKVYFMCRSDKQKVE, encoded by the exons atgaaattacCTTTTCTACTGACACTATTATTACTTGAACTTGTATGTTCCTACAAGGTCCTAGTATTCAATCCAGCGTTCGGAGCAAgtcattcgaattttttagggaaaatttCCGATATTCTTATTGATGCAGGTCACGATGTG acaatgctAATTCCTGTTTGCATGGAATCGAAAAAGGATTTAGTTGGTTccaaaaaagttaagaaaatcATAAGAATTGATCAAGAACCACGTAGTAAGTTAATGCAAGAAGAAGCGAAAACGGAAGAAATGATAAAGAAGCAAATATGGAAACTTGATGCAGATATTACTATTTTCTTTTCG atGATCAAAAACTTCAGTATTGCCAGTGGTTATCAGTGTGAAA atattttcaagCAAACAGCTATCTTGGAACAATTGagaaatgaacattttgatttGGGAATAACAGAATCTCTGTTTATTTGTGGATTTC CTCTTCTCGACTCGATTGGTGTGAAAACAATAATCAATGCAGATTCAGTACTTTATCTAGATGTCGTTAAACATGCTCTTGGTGAACCAGCATCAACTAGTTACTATCCTGGAGTTTATGCAAAAAACATAGACAGAATGAGTTTTCGAGAAAGAGTACGGAATTTATTTGGAATGGCATTCTCTTGGTATTTTTCGTGGACAAGATTTCAAGGAGAACTAGAAGCAATTAAGCCATACTATAATAAATCGTTAACATGGGAAGATCATATTAATGGAGCAGCTTATTATTTCATAAATTCAAATCAATATTTGGATTATCCAAGTCCAACTCTcccaaaaacagtttttattggTGGAATGCAAGTAAATACGAATAAGCATGGAAAAGTTAAACTGGAAAAGGAATGGGATGATTTATTGAATTTGCgaaaacaaaatgttcttGTGTCATTTGGATCAAATGCTTTCTCATGTGATATGCCAGATGAGTTCAA AGaatcgtttttaaaagtttttgcatCGATGCCGGAAACCacttttatttggaaatatgaACAAGAAAATGCAACGTTAGCAGATCAACTTTCGAATGTCAAATTGACTACTTGGATGCCACAAAATGATATTCTTG CGGATGAACGATTAACACTTTTTGTCACTCACGGAGGTCTTGGAAGTTCAATGGAATTGGCATATCAAGGGAAACCAGCAGTTGTT ATTCCACTAATGGCTGATCAACCGAGAAATGCACTAATGCTCACAAGACACGGTGGTGCTCTTCAATTggataaaacttttttgaataattcagaaaaaattagagaagCCATACAGACTGTTATGGAAAATCCGAGCtacaagaaaaatgcagaaaaattggcaaatataCTTTCTTCACAGCCTCATCAACCAAAAGACGTTGTTCTGAAACATTGTGATTTTGCAGTCAAACATGgagatttgaaaactttaaactcAGAAGGCAGACATTTAAATGTGTTCCAATATTACTCGATTGATATTGCTTTAGCTGCTGGACTATTTCTTGTaacaattatttcatttatcatttttacaataattttcGTATTCAAGAAGGTCTATTTTATGTGCCGATCGGATAAACAGAAAGTTGAATag
- the ZC443.3 gene encoding Glutamic acid-rich protein-like (Confirmed by transcript evidence) codes for MGLSGVVENLRSLKKTVKKPIVAFRETVHNAYTKAYVGSPERVDEFYNYIKVYTPSKHNDLCMMSITADINRFSMIPDKNTFFHVLKLERHFDRMIATRKQPDVTGDMAIQILSGHNTTFMSKYRRYKTRSAAKELKRRNQRFKALDVRRHTQLPDSGNDDSCIYTNRTSFDVPTISLEEDKLDIKDVVESMASDEIPVEEKNKELEECELVLNKIRLNRTLQKIEELEKKNVSVVCELTKPETVVAAPVQVENVIISLPVKEDDSLAISAAKANLIQKKHQSKSSTEKSMMSVTKKHEAKFKVAKSVTVKKDKTEKSENLKSDVPEKTNEVTIAASLLEDVMEQLNLDDKKNTKAASQSKIVDDASDSDSHEEFDKCDQDSDDGSDIEELEKIEDKDVDALEYEML; via the exons ATGGGATTATCGGGCGTTGTTGAAAACCTTCGTTCCCTTAAGAAAACTGTCAAGAAACCAATTGTGGCCTTCCGTGAGACTGTTCACAATGCATATACAAAAGCCTACGTGGGCTCTCCGGAAAGAGTTGATGAATTCTATAACTACATTAAAGTGTACACTCCGAGCAAACACAATGACCTTTGTATGATGAGCATTACTGCGGATatcaatcgattttcaatgattCCCGATAAGAATACATTCTTCCATGTTCTCAAACTCGAGAGACATTTTGACCGGATGATTGCCACTCGCAAACAGCCGGATGTCACTGGGGATATGGCG ATTCAAATCCTTTCCGGTCACAATACGACATTTATGAGCAAGTACCGTCGGTACAAAACAAGGTCAGCTGCAAAAGAACTAAAGAGAAGAAACCAGCGATTCAAGGCTCTGGAC GTGAGACGACACACTCAACTGCCAGACTCTGGGAATGATGACTCTTGCATTTATACTAACCGAACTTCATTTGACGTTCCCACAATCAGTCTAGAAGAAGATAAATTAGATATAAAGGATGTGGTTGAATCGATGGCTAGCGATGAAATTCCAgttgaagagaaaaataaagaattggAGGAATGTGAGCTTGTTCTGAACAAAATCAGATTAAACCGAACACTCCAAAAGATTGAAGAGctggaaaagaaaaacgtGTCGGTTGTTTGTGAACTGACCAAACCAGAAACTGTTGTAGCCGCGCCTGTGCAAGTTGAAAATGTCATTATTTCATTGCCGGTTAAAGAAGATGATTCACTTGCCATATCTGCTGCAAAAGCTaatcttattcaaaaaaagcatCAATCGAAAAGTAGTACAGAAAAGTCGATGATGTCTGTGACAAAGAAACACGAAGCAAAATTCAAAGTTGCTAAATCTGTAACTGTGAAAAAggataaaactgaaaaatctgaaaaccttAAATCAGATGTTCCCGAAAAGACGAATGAAGTTACAATTGCAGCATCTCTTTTAGAAGATGTTATGGAGCAACTGAACTTGGATGACAAGAAGAACACAAAA gCTGCGTCACAATCGAAAATTGTGGACGATGCGAGTGATTCCGATAGTCATGAAGAATTCGACAAATGTGATCAGGATTCAGACGATGGAAGTGACATTGAAGAGTTGGAGAAAATCGAGGACAAGGACGTTGATGCTCTAGAATATGAAATGCTATAG
- the ugt-18 gene encoding UDP-glucuronosyltransferase (Confirmed by transcript evidence), whose amino-acid sequence MKFALILFFVLIHSTLTYKVLVFNPAYGASHSNFLGKISDILIDAGHNVTMLIPEYLITKKDFVGSKKVKDVVRIGRDERAGKLFEEEGIEHMGRARVWRMDPEMMSLVTIVGSMNLAIGYQCEYIFQQKDIIDRLRNEHFDLAITESLFACPFALFDHIGIKNVINAESNLFKDAVKYAHGEPAAISYYPGLFSPHDDKMSFVARVKNMITMLFTKYLYGSRYEKELEMIKPYYNGTETWEDLFTGVAFNLINSNQYIDYPSPALPKTVFVGGMQVNTNEAKTKLSDEWNNILNIRKQNVLISFGSNAFSSEMPEEFKKSFLYVFGNMPEITFIWKYEEANATLTSHLPNVKLTTWMPQNDLLADDRLTLFVTHGGLGSTMELAYQGKPALIIPLMADQPRNAHMLKRHGGCLQYHKTMLGDSEQLLKAFKTVLTERKYSENAQRLARILRDQPVSPKDLVLKHCEFAVEHGALNSLNSRGRYLNTFQFYSFDIASSIVMLALLVLVFIYFTLLFIFKLVARIFLSQKTKME is encoded by the exons ATGAAATTCGCTCTTATTTTATTCTTTGTATTAATACATTCTACATTAACGTATaaagttttggttttcaatCCTGCTTATGGTGCAAGTCATTCtaattttcttggaaaaatatcTGATATTCTCATTGATGCAGGACACAATGTG actatgcTGATCCCAGAGTATCTGATAACTAAGAAAGATTTTGTTGgctcaaaaaaagtgaaagatGTAGTGAGAATAGGAAGAGACGAGAGAGCTGGAAAACTTTTCGAAGAAGAAGGGATTGAGCATATGGGAAGGGCAAGAGTATGGAGAATGGATCCTGAAATGATGTCTCTGGTAACG ATTGTCGGCTCAATGAACCTGGCTATAGGCTACCAGTGTGAAT atattttccaacaaaaagaTATTATCGATCGTCTGAGAAATGAGCATTTCGATCTTGCAATAACGGAATCCCTTTTTGCATGCCCATTTG CTTTATTCGACCACATTGGAATCAAGAATGTCATAAATGCAGAGTCGAATTTATTTAAGGACGCTGTAAAGTATGCTCATGGAGAGCCAGCTGCGATCAGTTACTACCCTGGACTTTTCTCTCCACATGATGACAAAATGTCGTTTGTAGCACGTGTCAAAAACATGATCACAATGCTTTTTACGAAATATCTGTATGGATCAAGATATGAAAAAGAGCTGGAGATGATTAAGCCATATTATAATGGAACTGAAACTTGGGAAGATCTTTTCACAGGAGTAGCatttaatttgataaattcaAATCAATACATTGATTATCCGTCTCCAGCTTTGCctaaaactgtttttgttgGCGGAATGCAGGTTAACACAAACGAGgctaaaacaaaattaagtgATGAATGGAATAATATACTTAATATACGCAAGCAGAATGTTTTGATTTCATTCGGATCAAATGCATTTTCATCGGAAATGCCTGAGGAGTTCAA aaaatcatttttatatgTGTTCGGAAATATGCCTGAGATTACTTTCATCTGGAAATATGAAGAAGCCAATGCAACTTTGACTAGTCATCTGCCAAATGTGAAACTTACCACGTGGATGCCACAAAACGATTTGTTAG CTGATGATCGTTTGACACTATTCGTCACCCATGGTGGGTTGGGCAGTACAATGGAGTTAGCTTATCAGGGGAAACCGGCACTGATA attccccTTATGGCTGATCAGCCAAGAAATGCTCATATGCTCAAAAGGCACGGAGGATGTCTTCAGTATCACAAAACCATGCTTGGGGACTCCGAACAATTATTAAAAGCTTTTAAAACTGTACTGACTGAGagaaaatattctgaaaatgctcaGAGACTTGCTAGAATCTTGAGAGATCAACCAGTTTCTCCAAAGGATCTTGTTTTAAAGCACTGCGAATTTGCAGTTGAACATGGGGCtctaaattctttaaattctAGAGGAAGATATCTAAacactttccaattttattcatttgacATAGCAAGTTCTATTGTGATGTTAGCACTTTTGGTGTtagtttttatatattttactcttttatttatattcaaaCTTGTTgcccgaatttttttatcgcAGAAAACCAAGATGGAATAA
- the ZC443.2 gene encoding uncharacterized protein (Partially confirmed by transcript evidence), translated as MFEKVIKLWRDTFPKSEHKLMSIEYVAAIEEFNEYFPGYAAMNDSNYSKLQHFFRSLHPIGCIKPFRFHYSSAFALENSLDDYLLKNAQFKRDGLAGEWAIHIFADHNDHIIEKYRMYKKKRLEKLERTFEERKKKAERMNQKHEYRLMWYLGKEGYYKYTNSRLEKMEKDREIRNKNGKEMEQVT; from the exons atgttcgaaaaagtAATCAAACTATGGAGAGATACATTCCCAAAATCGGAGCACAAATTGATGTCAATTGAGTATGTCGCTGCGATTGAAGAATTCAATGAGTATTTCCCTGGATATGCTGCAATGAATGATAGTAACTATTCAAAACTTCAGCATTTCTTCCGTTCTCTTCACCCAATTGGATGTATTAAACCTTTCCGATTTCATTATTCATCGGCATTTGCATTGGAAAACTCATTAGATGACTATCTTctaaaaaatgctcaattcaAAAGAGACGGCTTAGCTGGAGAATGGGCG attCACATCTTTGCCGACCACAACGAccatattattgaaaaataccgAATGTACAAGAAGAAACGACTTGAGAAACTGGAACGAACTTTTgaggaaagaaaaaagaaagcagAGAGAATGAATCAAAAGCATGAATATCGCTTGATGTGGTATTTAGGGAAGGAAGGATATTACAAATACACCAATTCACGACTGGAGAAGATGGAAAAAGACCgagaaattagaaataaaaatggaaaggAAATGGAACAAGTCACCTAA
- the ZC443.4 gene encoding DUF659 domain-containing protein (Confirmed by transcript evidence), translated as MPVVNTANFVDRLRDITKRIDIRPSLQNVSKRWHNVYDALAVGSPQQVQEFYKYIKVYKQCPANDLLFMNMTVQLARAAMFPTNSMFKQMLKFEKHMDGLILAEGIHGVYGSRGIEILCGHNDHLLRRYRRFKRHSEIKRADKEIKIARKTAKQMAALREVRAKSRSQKNVPAYSFDDPALIPGEGPIPERATKVYYNAVKSVQAPTPEQAPVAQDVVVNELSEVKKYCEILKAQMEEAEKRREEDDVANKLNEVVEKLISTAKDSGKSQKEDEEEEDDDDDDDEEEEENVEDDENLEDDEDDRTEDQSSIRCRQSESENINFPDFQSCNITEDQKQAIMRILLGKSEEEKVEAMEVTQEQKIEESSDDEEEIEKIDDKDVDAMEYEML; from the exons ATGCCAGTGGTGAACACTGCAAACTTTGTGGACCGACTACGTGACATCACCAAGAGGATCGATATCCGTCCGAGTCTTCAGAATGTCTCAAAGCGCTGGCACAACGTTTACGATGCTCTAGCAGTCGGCTCTCCTCAACAAGTTCAGGAATTCTACAAGTATATCAAAGTATACAAACAATGTCCCGCCAACGATCTACTCTTCATGAATATGACAGTACAACTGGCTCGTGCTGCAATGTTTCCAACTAATAGCATGTTTAAGCAAATGCTCAAATTTGAGAAGCATATGGATGGACTCATTTTAGCGGAAGGAATCCATGGAGTTTATGGATCTCGCGGG attgaaattcTCTGTGGTCACAATGATCATTTGCTCCGAAGATACAGAAGATTTAAGCGACATTCTGAAATCAAGCGAGCTGATAAAGAGATAAAAATTGCTAGAAAAACG gCAAAACAAATGGCAGCTTTGAGAGAAGTTCGAGCAAAGTCAAGATCACAGAAGAATGTGCCAGCCTATTCATTTGATGATCCAGCTCTGATTCCTGGAGAAGGCCCAATTCCTGAGAGAGCTACAAAAGTATACTACAATGCTGTGAAAAGTGTTCAAGCTCCAACTCCTGAGCAGGCTCCGGTGGCACAAGATGTTGTGGTCAATGAACTTTCAGAGGTTAAAAAATACTGCGAAATTCTGAAGGCTCAAAtggaagaagctgaaaagaGACGAGAGGAAGATGACGTGGCTAACAAGCTCAATGAAGTCGTCGAGAAGCTCATCTCAACAGCTAAGGATTCTGGAAAGAGTCAAAAAGAGgatgaagaggaagaagacgatgatgacgatgatgatgaggaggaggaggaaaatgttgaagatgatgagaatttggaagatgatgaagatgatagAACAGAAGATCAAAGCTCAATTAGATGCAGACAGTCggagtctgaaaatattaatttcccAGATTTCCAATCTTGTAATATCACTGAAGATCAGAAACAAGCAATTATGAGAATCCTTCTGGGAAAAtctgaagaagaaaaagtagaaGCCATGGAAGTTACTCAAGAGCAAAAAATCGAAGAGTCGTCGGACGATGAAGAGGAAATTGAGAAGATTGACGACAAAGACGTTGATGCTATGGAGTACGAGAtgttgtaa
- the ugt-16 gene encoding UDP-glucuronosyltransferase (Confirmed by transcript evidence): MKFPIFLFLILVELCFSYKVLVFNPAFGASHANFLGKISDILIDAGNDVTMLIPIFVNGKKELVGSKKVKKIIRIDQDPRIAQIHKEGSTEEIMRKTIWKMDSAITSMFGFIGNFSKTAAYQTEYMFQQTELIEQLRKEKFDLAITESLFLGAFALFDEIGIRSVINADSTLYMGGMKGALGEPAAISYYPGLFSSIDDKMNFFGRVKNAVGYLFGLWFSVLKYDDEIVAFPKSYKGSRDWREHLSNVAFNFINSNQYIDYASPTLPKTVFVGGMQVNTKKSGKSTLSKEWNDVLSLRKTNVLVSFGSNAYSSDMPDEFKKSFLEVFASMPETTFIWKYEVANATLVDHLPNVKLTTWMPQNDILADDRLTLFITHGGLGSSVELAYQGKPAVVIPLMADQPRNAHMLTRHGGALQLDKTWLNNSEKLREAIQTVLNDVSYKHNAERLAKILEDQPHKPKDVVLKHCDFAVQFGPLDTLNSEGRLLNTFQYYSVDIVLAIFVILSVILFVVYLVIKLLFRFLGRLFSISKRKVD; the protein is encoded by the exons atgaaatttccaattttcctatttttgatTCTTGTGGAATTATGCTTTAGCTACAAGGTTCTAGTATTCAATCCAGCCTTTGGTGCCAGCCATGCAAATTTTCTTGGAAAGATTTCGGACATCCTAATTGATGCGGGTAATGACGTCACAATGCTTATCCCTATTTTTGTCAATGGGAAAAAGGAACTTGTTGGatcaaaaaaagtcaaaaagatTATTCGAATTGATCAAGATCCTCGAATTGCTCAAATACACAAAGAAGGATCAACTGAagaaattatgagaaaaactaTTTGGAAAATGGACTCGGCTATAACATCAATGTTTGGG tttattggAAACTTCAGTAAAACTGCAGCGTATCAAACAGAAT atatgTTCCAACAAACTGAACTGATCGAACAATTACGGAAGGAAAAATTCGATCTTGCCATCACAGAGTCACTTTTCTTAGGAGCATTCG cactttTCGATGAGATCGGAATTCGGTCTGTAATTAACGCTGATTCGACTCTATACATGGGAGGAATGAAAGGAGCTTTAGGAGAACCTGCTGCAATTTCTTATTATCCAGGACTTTTCTCTTCAATTGACGacaaaatgaactttttcGGAAGAGTCAAAAATGCGGTTGGGTATCTTTTTGGACTTTGGTTTAGTGTTCTGAAATATGATGACGAAATTGTcgcttttccaaaaagttacaAAGGATCAAGAGATTGGAGAGAACATTTGAGCAATGTTGCattcaattttatcaattcaAATCAGTATATTGATTATGCTAGTCCAACTCttccaaaaactgtttttgtcGGTGGAATGCAAGTAAATACaaagaaaagtggaaaatcaACACTTTCAAAAGAATGGAATGATGTTCTTTCTCtgagaaaaacaaatgttctAGTCTCTTTTGGCTCAAATGCTTATTCTTCTGATATGCCAGATGAATTCAA aaaatcattCTTGGAAGTATTTGCATCAATGCCGGAAACTACTTTTATTTGGAAGTACGAAGTGGCAAATGCAACGTTGGTAGATCATCTTCCAAATGTTAAACTGACTACTTGGATGCCACAAAATGATATTCTTG CTGACGATCGACTAACCCTTTTCATAACTCACGGAGGGCTTGGAAGTTCTGTAGAGCTTGCTTATCAAGGGAAACCAGCAGTTGTT ATCCCATTAATGGCTGATCAACCAAGAAATGCTCACATGCTCACACGACACGGAGGTGCCCTTCAATTGGATAAAACCTGGTTgaataattcagaaaaacttaGAGAAGCCATACAGACCGTTTTGAATGATGTCAGTTACAAACACAATGCAGAACGTCTCGCCAAAATTCTTGAAGATCAGCCACACAAACCGAAGGATGTGGTTCTGAAACATTGTGACTTTGCAGTCCAGTTTGGTCCATTAGATACTTTGAATTCAGAAGGAAGATTATTAAATACTTTCCAATATTATTCTGTAGATATTGTTCTTgctatttttgttattttgtcTGTTATTTTGTTTGTAGTTTATCTTGTTATCAAACTTTTGTTCAGGTTTCTTGGAAGActattttcgatttcaaaGCGAAAAGTAGATTAG